In Nicotiana tabacum cultivar K326 chromosome 2, ASM71507v2, whole genome shotgun sequence, the following proteins share a genomic window:
- the LOC142167957 gene encoding uncharacterized protein LOC142167957 produces MRAGNTDFRRTFRSMLDYHKPNVVALLETRLADHHNIMEDFEFSGIAQVPTQGNSGGMTLVWNIDEVNVDQIGGANQEIHAMVKVNNFPKVWLCSVIYASSLLEERLIIWNNLKTVANNLKRPWLVLGDFNEVTRASEKFEGLHVSINRISKFIDYLDHCKLVDLGFKGPKYT; encoded by the coding sequence ATGCGGGCAGGAAATACTGATTTTAGAAGAACTTTTAGATCAATGCTTGACTACCATAAACCCAACGTGGTCGCACTATTGGAAACCAGGTTAGCAGATCATCACAACATAATGGAAGACTTTGAATTTTCAGGAATAGCTCAAGTGCCAACACAAGGCAACTCGGGAGGAATGACACTCGTGTGGAACATCGATGAGGTTAATGTGGATCAAATAGGAGGGGCAAACCAAGAGATCCACGCAATGGTTAAGGTAAACAATTTTCCAAAAGTTTGGCTTTGTTCAGTTATCTATGCAAGCAGCTTACTAGAAGAAAGATTAATTATATGGAATAACTTAAAAACTGTTGCTAACAATTTGAAAAGGCCTTGGCTAGTACTAGGAGACTTTAATGAAGTTACTAGGGCTAGCGAGAAGTTTGAGGGCTTACATGTTAGTATTAATAGAATATCTAAGTTTATCGATTACCTCGACCATTGCAAGCTAGTAGACTTAGGTTTTAAAGGTCCCAAGTATACCTAg